From Astyanax mexicanus isolate ESR-SI-001 chromosome 13, AstMex3_surface, whole genome shotgun sequence, the proteins below share one genomic window:
- the ddx58 gene encoding probable ATP-dependent RNA helicase DDX58, which translates to MYELEKQNLRIFSKYIVQVLRPSYIKVFLSEYLDEESVERILSEEKASVTSAAQMLLDKMFQLEAEGWFQAFLDTLLASEYTGLHAAVSDWNFAELEDLQDCRTLLDRVEPSITKNMKPRELLSHLSDCLTHREREEIRAVEDQCGCVAASERLVKSLRRCDKQWFKMLKTALYNCSQKLALQLLEPDESEEMCVSEECEENMDTMSTVRFEFTEDGESNEGLLKSINEISSSDQPSEGAGITAGLGRSAEKKLREYQKELAEAAFSGQNTIICAPTGCGKTIVALAICEHHLKKFPGKAKVVFMATKVEVYAQQYKLFIDHFSKDPDVRVTGVCGDTDVGVCLRSVVDRNEVVVLTPQILVNALQNKDLPSLDVFTLLLLDECHNTTGKHPYNNIMSRYLDTKLTSSAHTLPQVVGFTASVGVGSFKNQQEAEMNICHLCANLDTRVIATVTKNIDELRSYVHIPEKEFFEVPASPISDPFIRIIRNIMCNIEQLAKKIYDIDSLSPILNRDYGSQKYEQWIVDVQKRCKLLRLTDPEQERRVCRALFNYTEHLRKYNDALIINEDARTKDALDYLQAFIEQVRKAGYDSTERTLTAFFDVQREQLLHLATEGQENPKLQELKFILEEEYRNNDQTRTVLFVRTRALADALKKWIDETDSLKFLNPGVLIGRGRKSSQMVGSGMTLTSQKGVLDSFKTSDHIKILIATSVADEGIDIPQCNLVLMYEYVGNVVKMVQVRGRGRAAGSRCFLISSRNERIEKEKQNMEREKIVEKAIVSLQASPETLQAKVKLFQREDKASRDFESRSPEKPRTVGSYKLLCAKCNAFACVSDDLRVLKECHHIILDHTVFKRCVTNPHLNPRSFDGITKTQKMLCAECKLDWGIIASYLNIKDLPIVKIESFVVQDVATQRKHYFRKWRDVTFAMREFELTEITPETWGPRE; encoded by the exons ATGTACGAGCTGGAGAAACAGAACCTGCGGATCTTTAGTAAATATATCGTCCAGGTTTTACGACCGTCTTACATCAAAGTGTTCCTGAGCGAGTACCTGGATGAAG AGTCTGTGGAGCGAATCCTCTCTGAGGAGAAGGCGTCGGTGACGTCTGCAGCTCAGATGCTGCTGGACAAGATGTTTCAGCTGGAGGCAGAGGGCTGGTTCCAAGCCTTTCTGGACACGCTGCTGGCCTCGG agTACACAGGTCTGCATGCCGCAGTCAGTGATTGGAATTTTGCTGAGCTGGAAGACCTGCAGGATTGTAGGACGCTGCTGGACCGCGTTGAGCCGTCCATCACCAAAAACATGAAGCCCCGAGAGCTGCTCTCCCACCTGAGCGACTGCCTCACACACAGAGAGCGTGAGGAGATCAGAGCG gtgGAGGATCAGTGTGGATGTGTGGCAGCGAGTGAGCGACTGGTGAAGAGTCTGAGACGCTGTGATAAACAGTGGTTCAAAATGCTGAAGACTGCTCTCTATAACTGCAGCCAGAAACTCGCTCTACAGCTGCTGGAGCCTG ATGAGAGTGAGGAGATGTGTGTGTCAGAAGAGTGTGAGGAGAACATGGACACCATGTCGACCGTGCGTTTTGAGTTTACAGAGGATGGAGAGAGTAATGAAGGCCTGCTGAAGAGCATTAACGAGATCAGTTCCTCTGACCAGCCCAGTGAAGgagcag GTATCACAGCTGGTCTGGGGAGGTCAGCGGAAAAGAAGCTGAGAGAATATCAGAAAGAACTGGCCGAGGCCGCCTTCAGCGGACAGAACACCATCATCTGCGCTCCTACtg GTTGTGGAAAGACTATCGTTGCCTTGGCAATCTGTGAACATCACCTCAAAAAGTTTCCTGGAAAGGCAAAGGTGGTGTTTATGGCAACCAAGGTGGAAGTTTACGCACAGCAGTACAAACTCTTTATAGATCACTTCAGCAAAGACCCTGATGTCAG AGTGACTGGTGTGTGTGGGGATACAGATGTAGGGGTGTGTCTGCGCTCTGTGGTGGACCGTAACGAGGTGGTAGTGCTGACCCCTCAGATCCTGGTGAACGCTCTGCAGAATAAAGACCTGCCGTCTCTGGATGTcttcactctgctgctgctggacgaGTGTCACAATACCACGGGAAAACACCCCTACAACAACATCATGAGCCGCTACCTGGATACCAAACTCACCAGCAGCGCACACACACTGCCACAG gtggTGGGTTTTACAGCATCAGTAGGTGTCGGAAGTTTTAAGAACCAGCAGGAGGCAGAGATGAACATTTGCCACCTGTGTGCCAACCTGGACACCAGAGTTATCGCCACCGTTACCAAGAACATAGATGAGCTCAGATCATATGTACACATACCTGAGAAAG AATTTTTTGAGGTACCTGCATCCCCCATCTCGGACCCCTTCATCAGGATCATCAGAAACATCATGTGTAACATTGAACAGCTGGCCAAGAAGATCTATGACATAG aTTCTCTCTCACCCATTCTGAATCGTGATTATGGCAGTCAGAAGTATGAGCAGTGGATTGTGGACGTTCAGAAGCGCTGTAAGCTACTGCGGCTGACTGACCCTGAGCAGGAGAGAAGAGTCTGCAGGGCTTTATTCAACTACACTGAGCACCTGCGA aaATATAACGACGCTCTGATCATTAACGAGGACGCTCGGACCAAAGACGCTCTGGATTATCTGCAGGCCTTCATCGAGCAGGTCCGCAAGGCCGGCTACGACAGCACAGAGAGAACGCTCACTGCATTCTTCGAtg TTCAGAGGGAGCAGTTGCTGCATTTGGCCACAGAGGGGCAGGAGAACCCTAAACTACAGGAGCTAAAGTTCATCCTGGAGGAAGAATATCGTAATAACGATCAAACCCGCACCGTGCTGTTTGTCCGGACAAGAGCCCTCGCTGAT GCTCTGAAAAAGTGGATAGATGAGACGGATTCTCTCAAGTTTTTAAATCCTGGAGTTTTGATTGGACGAGGAAGAAAATCTTCCCAGATGGTGGGCTCAG GGATGACGCTGACCAGTCAGAAGGGCGTTCTGGACTCCTTTAAAACTTCTGACCACATTAAGATCCTAATCGCCACCTCCGTTGCTGACGAGGGCATCGATATCCCACAGTGCAACCTGGTGCTCATGTATGAGTACGTGGGCAATGTGGTGAAGATGGTGCAAGTTCGAG gtcgTGGCAGGGCTGCGGGCAGTAGATGTTTTCTGATCTCCAGCAGGAATGAGCGTATTGAAAAGGAGAAGCagaacatggagagagagaaaatagtagAGAAAGCCATCGTCAGCCTGCAGGCATCACCTGAGACACTCCAGGCCAAG gtgaaatTGTTTCAGAGGGAAGACAAGGCCAGTAGAGATTTTGAGAGCCGAAGTCCAGAGAAGCCTCGGACAGTGGGCAGTTATAAGCTGCTGTGTGCAAAGTGTAACGCGTTTGCATGTGTCAGTGATGATCTACGAGTGCTGAAG gagtgCCACCACATTATCCTCGATCACACTGTATTTAAGCGCTGTGTCACTAACCCTCACCTCAACCCCAGGAGCTTTGATGGAATCACTAAAACACAGAAGATGCTCTGCGCTGAGTGTAAACTGGACTGGGGCATCATTGCTTCATATCTCAACATAAAG GATCTGCCGATTGTGAAAATTGAGAGTTTCGTGGTTCAGGACGTCGCCACACAGAGAAAACATTACTTCAGGAAGTGGCGTGACGTGACATTTGCCATGCGAGAATTCGAGCTGACAGAGATAACTCCAGAAACGTGGGGGCCGAGAGAATAG
- the toporsb gene encoding E3 ubiquitin-protein ligase Topors, whose amino-acid sequence MTPTKMKLRMRKKEAGAKSSRRLLTETSPDSKCPICLDRFNNAASLDRCLHRFCFRCIHEWSKNKAECPLCKQPFRSIFHSVKAENDFKEFVVAPVVNAPPTAVPPPADQTEGSVPSGRVRRPRAQRGGERRSRRNQNAAPAVTSLNVRLEGLVGEVDQESGVHQMMLRLTERRRSRVEEHSLRRLRDQDVVAFRRALYRTGVRVRSGGWDSSRQRDISATHLRRNPACLRRLLPWLQRELTVLYGSHGSLVSIVQHIIMSRITHYDMDDAAIRDELRPFLLARTDHFLHELVSFARSTLSIEAYDQQAVYECPAPSYEEDSSSSSSIIAISEDDDDSEEADITEDTAQERVPPVPMATGGESSLSQSAWDDETPGPSYSTLFPSPSQSQTEGAEHNSASTQADDIGGTSGAAGLLEDEEEECMIVGYVKPMAERTPELVQLSSDSSEEEEQKAAATETAEATVPKAEASSSQVQAPPSPESYLTPVSPSSFPCPSASHSPLLNVDSVSPQHATLLKDSPVKEGERQSRPGRKDHAPQHAFRCSSRSSSESSVLSRHSGRSKSRRSSFSASRHQEQPKHQESRRWSHQSAGQSPTVSVASDSSDSLMTPSWEQPQSRERFRTQRNDEGHDWIHSVSAKEKSSQSSAYWDLSVHSTEQRKARKRRRKEKERSRSPLRVHSASHGRSRDGRHRHGRHKQHLRTGSRSSSSGRRSSSSSSSSADSRPDQPCPEKPSGKRKYKTRHLERAAQRQKSNKNRDKDCQVAHRSSPAKKHRGRTRERSRSPSVEIIFERRAPDAPSQTHWWRRKRHKKRNRRARERNSPTIITIDSDSDRTNDYQDCVTEVTNDTVDYQERVSKVSSSAADDQNNDANVTSSNADSEVCVSKASCSTNDNQHSATKVTSSSTTTIDEHHLDQQQHDTRVGNSNADVDDVFHDVGKVTQSMTGSKPTTEASNCATEQHQRVAEGAKSTASAQRCVTNDGHSSARNVTDSALSSQDGVTDSLNQPVKRTGVLPGEENRSPVTTTKCTPDSLDCALNLEHCVVDIVDRESFDRLQHNTDPDQPGRADDFSRDVSMPSDTRLLESILQELEDILPEEEEEAQRTESRLEETRTDNRVGQLDGAVMPPIVQSVSGREPGGTGNTGSENDSQSEEAKPDMYN is encoded by the exons ATGACGCCCACAAAGATGAAACTGCGGATGAGAAAGAAAGAGGCCGGGGCAAAGTCCTCTCGGCGGCTGCTGACTGAGACGTCACCAGACTCCAAGTGCCCAATCTGCCTGGACCGCTTCAACAATGCGGCTTCTCTAGACCGCTGCCTGCACCGCTTCTGCTTCCGCTGCATTCATGAATGGTCCAAAAACAAGGCAGAGTGTCCGCTGTGCAAGCAGCCATTCCGCTCCATCTTCCACTCTGTAAAGGCTGAGAATGACTTCAAGGAGTTTGTGGTGGCACCTGTCGTGAATGCCCCACCGACTGCAGTGCCACCCCCTGCCGATCAGACTGAAGGCAGCGTGCCATCAGGCCGTGTTCGCCGGCCCAGAGCGCAGAGAGGCGGGGAGAGACGAAGTCGGAGGAACCAAAATGCTGCTCCTGCTGTCACGTCCCTGAATGTGAGACTCGAAGGTTTAGTGGGGGAGGTGGATCAGGAAAGTGGCGTCCATCAAATGATGCTCCGCCTGACGGAGCGCAGACGGTCACGAGTAGAGGAGCATAGTCTTCGGCGACTGAGGGACCAAGACGTTGTAGCATTCCGGCGTGCACTGTACCGGACAGGTGTACGGGTGCGCAGTGGTGGGTGGGACAGCAGCCGGCAGAGGGACATCTCAGCCACTCACCTGCGCCGTAACCCGGCCTGTCTGAGGCGGCTGCTGCCTTGGCTCCAGCGGGAGCTGACTGTGCTGTACGGTTCCCATGGCTCACTGGTCAGCATTGTGCAGCACATCATCATGTCTCGCATCACGCACTACGACATGGATGATGCTGCTATTCGGGATGAGCTCCGCCCCTTTCTGCTGGCACGCACTGACCACTTCCTACATGAGCTGGTCAGTTTTGCCCGCTCCACGCTCTCCATCGAAGCCTACGACCAGCAGGCTGTCTACGAGTGCCCTGCCCCCAGCTACGAGGAAGACAGCAGCTCCAGCTCCTCAATCATTGCCATCTCAGAG GACGATGATGACAGCGAGGAAGCAGACATCACCGAAGACACCGCTCAGGAGCGTGTACCACCTGTTCCCATGGCAACAGGTGGTGAGAGTTCACTTAGCCAGTCTGCGTGGGATGATGAGACTCCTGGACCCTCTTATTCCACACTCTTCCCCTCTCCCAGCCAGTCGCAGACAGAGGGTGCAGAACATAACAGTGCCTCCACTCAGGCAGACGACATAGGTGGCACTAGTGGAGCAGCTGGGCTTCttgaggatgaggaggaagagTGTATGATTGTGGGGTACGTGAAGCCGATGGCTGAGCGCACTCCAGAGCTTGTGCAGCTTTCCTCTGACTCctcagaggaggaggagcagaaggCGGCTGCGACAGAGACCGCAGAAGCCACAGTACCAAAGGCGGAGGCCTCATCTTCCCAGGTGCAGGCTCCACCCTCCCCCGAGTCCTACCTTACACCAGTTAGTCCCTCCTCTTTCCCCTGTCCATCTGCCTCGCACAGTCCACTGTTAAACGTTGACAGTGTAAGCCCACAACATGCGACCTTGTTGAAAGACAGTCCTGTGAAAGAAGGTGAAAGACAGTCCCGCCCTGGAAGAAAAGATCACGCTCCACAGCATGCCTTCAGATGTAGCTCACGGTCCAGCAGCGAAAGTTCTGTGCTGAGTCGCCATTCTGGGCGCAGCAAATCCCGCAGGAGCTCATTTTCTGCTTCTAGGCATCAAGAGCAACCTAAACACCAAGAGTCACGGAGGTGGAGTCACCAGTCAGCAGGTCAAAGTCCTACAGTTTCAGTTGCCAGTGATAGCTCTGACTCTCTTATGACTCCTAGCTGGGAGCAGCCACAGTCAAGAGAACGGTTTCGCACCCAGAGGAACGATGAGGGACATGACTGGATTCATTCTGTTTCTGCAAAGGAAAAGTCATCCCAGTCCTCTGCCTACTGGGATTTGTCCGTTCACAGCACTGAGCAAAGGAAAGCAAGGAAGCGGCGgaggaaagagaaggaaagaagtCGATCTCCTCTTCGGGTTCACTCTGCTTCTCACGGCCGCTCTCGTGATGGACGTCATCGGCACGGGCGGCACAAGCAACACCTTCGTACGGGTAGTCGCTCCAGCAGCAGTGGCAGAagaagtagcagtagtagtagcagcagtgcAGATTCACGCCCAGACCAACCCTGCCCAGAAAAACCTTCAGGCAAGCGCAAGTACAAAACTCGCCACCTGGAAAGAGCAGCCCAGCGCCAGAAGTCCAACAAGAACCGGGACAAGGACTGTCAGGTGGCTCACCGCAGCAGCCCAGCCAAGAAGCACCGCGGCAGGACGCGTGAGCGAAGCCGCAGCCCAAGCGTGGAGATCATTTTTGAGCGCAGAGCCCCCGACGCACCCTCGCAGAcacactggtggaggagaaaaagaCACAAGAAGAGGAATCGGAGAGCACGAGAGCGCAACTCCCCCACCATCATCACTATCGACAGTGACAGTGACCGCACCAATGACTACCAGGACTGCGTTACAGAGGTTACCAATGACACTGTTGACTATCAAGAGCGTGTTAGCAAGGTTTCCAGCAGTGCAGCTGACGATCAGAACAATGATGCTAATGTTACAAGCAGCAACGCAGACAGTGAGGTATGTGTTTCCAAAGCTTCCTGTAGCACCAATGACAATCAGCACAGTGCTACCAAGGtcaccagcagcagcaccaccactATTGATGAGCACCACCTTGATCAGCAGCAGCATGATACCAGGGTTGGCAACAGCAACGCTGATGTCGATGATGTTTTTCACGATGTAGGCAAGGTTACCCAAAGCATGACTGGCTCAAAGCCCACTACTGAAGCTAGCAACTGTGCTACTGAGCAGCACCAGCGTGTTGCAGAGGGTGCCAAGAGCACAGCCAGTGCTCAGCGTTGTGTTACCAACGACGGTCACAGTTCTGCGAGGAATGTTACTGATTCTGCACTCAGTTCACAGGATGGTGTTACAGATTCGTTAAATCAGCCTGTCAAGAGAACTGGAGTACTGCCTGGTGAGGAGAACAGAAGCCCTGTGACCACCACTAAGTGCACACCTGACTCTCTGGACTGTGCACTGAATCTAGAGCACTGCGTTGTGGACATAGTGGACCGTGAATCATTTGACCGCTTGCAGCACAACACTGATCCAGATCAGCCTGGAAGAGCTGACGACTTCAGCCGAGACGTTTCCATGCCCTCAGATACAAGACTGCTGGAGTCCATACTGCAGGAGCTGGAGGACATACtgcctgaggaggaggaggaggctcaAAGGACAGAATCAAGGCTAGAAGAGACTCGTACAGACAATAGGGTGGGCCAACTGGATGGTGCAGTTATGCCACCTATAGTCCAATCAGTTTCTGGCAGAGAGCCAGGTGGAACAGGCAACACTGGGAGTGAAAATGATTCACAGAGTGAGGAGGCCAAACCTGATATGTACAACTAA